The following are encoded together in the Kribbella voronezhensis genome:
- a CDS encoding ABC transporter permease: MNLDYLKFDIRRTLRNRRVVIFAILMPLVLFAIFGLTIPKDASQSGISAIAYVMVSMAIFGSMSAAMSSGGIIAAERDGGWNRTLRLTPLKPQAYVVSKVILSLLLAIPPLVVVFLFGMTAGHVHLSASQWISVALVSWLGALPFAAIGLVIGYVAKPDSVQPITGLSTMLIAAFGGLWLPVDSMPSVMKHIAQLTPAYWTGQSSRSALSQSGLDTHAVLVVLGWTVVLGFIALRRYRADTARA; encoded by the coding sequence ATGAACCTCGACTACCTGAAGTTCGACATCCGCCGTACGCTGCGGAACCGGCGGGTGGTGATCTTCGCGATCCTGATGCCGCTGGTGCTGTTCGCCATCTTCGGTCTGACGATCCCGAAGGACGCCAGCCAGAGCGGGATCTCGGCCATCGCCTACGTGATGGTCAGCATGGCGATCTTCGGCTCGATGTCCGCCGCGATGAGCAGCGGTGGCATCATCGCCGCCGAACGCGACGGCGGCTGGAACCGGACGCTGCGACTCACCCCGCTGAAGCCGCAGGCGTACGTCGTCTCGAAGGTGATCCTGTCGCTGCTGCTGGCGATTCCTCCGCTGGTGGTCGTGTTCCTCTTCGGTATGACGGCCGGTCACGTCCACCTGAGCGCTTCGCAGTGGATCTCCGTGGCCCTGGTGTCTTGGCTGGGCGCCCTGCCGTTCGCCGCGATCGGCCTGGTCATCGGGTACGTCGCCAAGCCGGACAGTGTGCAGCCGATCACGGGACTGAGCACCATGCTGATCGCGGCCTTCGGTGGTCTGTGGCTGCCGGTCGACTCGATGCCGTCGGTGATGAAGCACATCGCTCAGCTGACCCCGGCGTACTGGACCGGGCAGAGCTCGCGCAGCGCGCTGTCGCAGAGCGGACTCGACACCCACGCGGTGCTGGTGGTGCTGGGCTGGACCGTGGTGCTGGGCTTCATCGCGCTGCGCCGCTACCGGGCCGACACCGCTCGCGCCTGA
- a CDS encoding MerR family transcriptional regulator, whose amino-acid sequence MGGQQPAEPATEELTIDQLAAKVGMTVRNVRAYAGRGLIPPPRLAGRTGYYGADHVARLTLVRELLDKGYTLAAVERMMSELPDGALALGVFETLVSPWTPTEPEVITEQQLAERAGIPHNPETIAKLVELGIAERQDDGRLRIPNPDLLRTGLEVIKLGVPLDAIFEMLPKLLDHADAVAKIYVELFRSTVWRQFADAGLPAEGWPEIQRTLEGIIPLAGQALVAAFREAMGREIEAVAYEELGVAPDTLPSTG is encoded by the coding sequence GTGGGAGGACAGCAGCCGGCCGAGCCGGCCACCGAAGAGCTCACCATCGACCAGCTCGCCGCGAAGGTGGGCATGACGGTGCGCAACGTCCGCGCGTACGCCGGCCGCGGGCTGATCCCGCCGCCCCGGCTGGCCGGCCGCACCGGGTACTACGGCGCCGACCATGTGGCCAGGCTCACGCTGGTCCGCGAACTGCTCGACAAGGGCTACACCCTGGCCGCGGTCGAACGGATGATGAGCGAACTCCCCGACGGCGCGCTCGCCCTCGGCGTCTTCGAGACGCTGGTCAGCCCGTGGACGCCGACCGAGCCGGAAGTCATCACCGAGCAGCAACTGGCTGAGCGGGCCGGTATCCCGCACAACCCCGAGACCATCGCCAAGCTGGTCGAGCTGGGCATCGCCGAGCGGCAGGACGACGGTCGGCTCCGGATCCCGAACCCGGATCTGCTCCGCACCGGCCTCGAGGTGATCAAGCTCGGCGTCCCGCTGGACGCGATCTTCGAGATGCTGCCGAAACTGCTCGACCACGCGGACGCGGTGGCGAAGATCTACGTCGAACTGTTCCGCAGTACGGTCTGGCGCCAGTTCGCCGACGCCGGCCTGCCGGCCGAGGGATGGCCGGAGATCCAGCGCACTCTCGAAGGCATCATCCCGCTGGCCGGCCAGGCCCTGGTCGCCGCCTTCCGCGAAGCAATGGGCCGCGAAATCGAAGCCGTCGCCTACGAAGAACTCGGCGTCGCCCCCGACACCCTGCCCTCCACCGGCTAA
- a CDS encoding inositol monophosphatase family protein, translating to MGEHRASDVELAIAAVEAGAAVVRSKYGTSVARHEKSGTDFATDADLAAEKAILEVIQRARPDDAIVGEEYGASGNADASRRWLVDPLCGTLNFAAGTPLFSVNVALQSDAEQVAAIADPVSGETFWTDGETARVRRDGSDGALTPSADSRLVDVNLDPITDGGFLGSKLLTDHRFREAFAQRVLSTTLAVTWVAAGRRAAYVTDGNLRDSVHFTAGIALCRAAGCIVTDLCGLPLHSGPGLIAAADARTHAALVEIVAAYLPAH from the coding sequence ATGGGTGAGCACAGAGCGTCTGACGTTGAGCTAGCGATCGCGGCTGTTGAGGCTGGGGCTGCCGTGGTGCGGAGTAAGTACGGCACCTCGGTGGCGCGGCATGAGAAGTCGGGGACCGACTTCGCGACGGACGCCGATCTCGCGGCGGAGAAGGCGATTCTCGAGGTGATTCAGCGTGCGCGGCCGGACGATGCGATCGTTGGCGAGGAGTACGGCGCCAGTGGAAATGCGGATGCGAGCAGGCGTTGGTTGGTCGACCCGCTGTGCGGCACGCTCAACTTCGCCGCCGGGACACCGCTGTTCTCGGTCAACGTGGCATTGCAAAGCGACGCGGAGCAAGTCGCCGCGATTGCGGACCCGGTGTCCGGCGAGACCTTCTGGACCGACGGAGAAACCGCGCGCGTACGCCGCGACGGGTCTGACGGAGCACTGACACCGTCTGCCGATTCGCGGCTGGTGGACGTCAACCTCGATCCGATCACCGACGGCGGTTTCCTCGGATCGAAACTGCTGACCGATCACAGGTTCCGGGAGGCGTTCGCACAGCGTGTCTTGTCGACGACGTTGGCAGTCACCTGGGTGGCGGCCGGCAGACGCGCCGCCTACGTGACCGACGGCAATCTCCGCGACAGCGTCCACTTCACGGCTGGGATCGCGCTCTGCCGCGCGGCCGGCTGCATCGTGACCGACCTCTGCGGACTCCCCCTTCACTCAGGCCCGGGCTTGATCGCCGCCGCCGACGCCCGCACCCACGCGGCTCTCGTCGAAATCGTCGCCGCCTACCTCCCTGCCCACTGA
- a CDS encoding sulfite oxidase translates to MTVENFSTKSRLADTGEGITGDELQLAARNHGIPLEALRYDVTPPGLHYVLVHYDIPAANAATWQLEISGCVEQPLSFGLTALRAMGRETVRVTLECAGNGRAALNPRPISQPWLAEAVGTAEWTGVPLPDLLRAAGVREDAIDVVFTGADHGFERGVEQDYQRGLTVREALDSGAIVAWEMNGHPLPPQHGYPLRLVVPGWYGMASVKWLRSIEVIDHEFTGYQNAVAYRFRQEPHEPGVAVTRIEPRALLIPPGHPDFMSRHRFVAAGPVVLSGRAWSGWAPIERVEVSVDAGVSWSDAKLDAPSNDLSWRLFTYDWDARPGEHVLTVRAYDESGHVQPIEAPWNRGGFANNSAQRITVLVT, encoded by the coding sequence ATGACCGTCGAGAACTTCAGCACGAAGAGTCGCCTTGCGGACACCGGGGAGGGCATCACCGGTGACGAACTGCAACTGGCCGCGCGGAACCACGGGATTCCACTGGAGGCGCTGCGGTACGACGTGACGCCGCCCGGGCTGCACTACGTCCTGGTGCACTACGACATCCCGGCCGCCAACGCGGCGACCTGGCAACTGGAGATCTCTGGTTGCGTCGAGCAACCGTTGTCGTTCGGGCTGACCGCGCTGCGGGCGATGGGCCGGGAGACTGTTCGGGTCACGCTGGAATGCGCCGGGAACGGCCGGGCCGCGCTGAATCCGCGGCCGATCAGTCAGCCGTGGCTGGCCGAGGCAGTCGGGACGGCCGAGTGGACCGGCGTACCGCTGCCTGATCTGCTCCGAGCGGCCGGGGTGCGCGAGGACGCGATCGATGTCGTGTTCACAGGCGCTGACCATGGGTTTGAGCGGGGGGTTGAGCAGGACTATCAGCGTGGGCTGACGGTGCGCGAGGCGCTGGATTCCGGCGCCATCGTCGCCTGGGAGATGAACGGGCATCCTCTGCCGCCACAGCACGGGTATCCGCTGCGTCTGGTGGTGCCCGGTTGGTACGGCATGGCGAGTGTCAAGTGGTTGCGGTCGATCGAGGTCATCGACCACGAGTTCACCGGGTACCAGAACGCGGTCGCCTATCGCTTCCGGCAGGAGCCGCACGAGCCAGGCGTCGCTGTCACCCGGATCGAACCGCGTGCCCTGCTGATCCCACCCGGGCACCCAGACTTCATGTCGCGCCACCGTTTCGTTGCCGCCGGCCCCGTCGTACTGAGCGGCCGCGCCTGGTCCGGCTGGGCGCCCATCGAACGCGTCGAGGTCTCGGTCGACGCCGGCGTCTCCTGGTCCGACGCGAAACTCGATGCTCCGAGCAACGACCTCTCGTGGCGCCTGTTCACCTACGACTGGGACGCCCGGCCCGGTGAGCACGTGCTGACAGTCCGCGCCTACGACGAAAGCGGCCACGTCCAGCCCATCGAAGCCCCCTGGAACCGCGGCGGCTTCGCCAACAACAGCGCCCAGCGCATCACGGTCCTCGTCACCTGA
- a CDS encoding EamA family transporter: protein MRKLQVPPTVMVLGGVVSVQFGGALAAQLIQRLGAVGTVSLRLALAVPILLVIARPRLRQRTRRDFLAVVAFGIVLGLMNLSFYLSLERLPLGVAVTIEFIGPLGLAAAMSRKRRDLIAVAGAALGVVLVNGHELSAVNWLGVGFAGLAGVLWACYILLSAETGRRFAQLDGLALAIVVSAFITAPLGIATAGGELLHWHSLVTGLAIALLSSVLPYSLETLALRKMKPAVFGILMSLEPAVGATAGFLILSQRLAIIQLAGMACVVAASIAITRTPRTEAPDI, encoded by the coding sequence GTGCGTAAGTTGCAAGTACCGCCGACGGTCATGGTGCTGGGTGGAGTGGTGTCCGTCCAGTTCGGTGGAGCGTTGGCGGCTCAGTTGATCCAGCGCTTGGGGGCCGTCGGCACCGTTTCGCTCCGCTTGGCGTTGGCCGTGCCGATCCTGCTGGTGATCGCACGTCCGCGACTGAGGCAACGGACCAGGCGGGACTTCCTCGCGGTAGTTGCCTTCGGCATCGTGTTGGGTTTGATGAACCTCAGCTTCTATCTTTCCCTGGAACGCCTCCCGCTGGGCGTCGCGGTGACGATCGAATTCATCGGCCCGCTCGGCCTCGCCGCGGCGATGTCACGCAAGCGCCGGGATCTCATCGCCGTCGCCGGAGCCGCGCTCGGCGTCGTACTGGTGAACGGTCATGAACTCAGCGCGGTCAACTGGCTGGGCGTCGGGTTCGCGGGGCTCGCCGGGGTGCTCTGGGCTTGCTACATCCTGCTCAGCGCCGAGACCGGCCGAAGGTTCGCACAGCTCGACGGGTTGGCGCTGGCGATCGTGGTCAGCGCGTTCATCACCGCGCCGCTCGGCATCGCCACCGCGGGCGGCGAACTGCTGCACTGGCATTCGCTGGTGACCGGGCTCGCCATCGCGCTGCTCTCATCCGTTCTGCCGTACTCGCTCGAGACCCTCGCGCTGAGAAAGATGAAGCCGGCCGTGTTCGGCATCCTGATGAGCCTCGAGCCGGCCGTCGGCGCCACCGCCGGATTCCTCATCCTCAGCCAGCGCCTCGCGATCATCCAGCTCGCCGGGATGGCCTGCGTCGTCGCCGCCTCGATCGCGATCACCCGGACGCCACGAACCGAGGCGCCGGACATCTGA
- a CDS encoding ABC transporter ATP-binding protein — MTTTTAVTLSGVTKRYGEVQAVAGVDLTIRSGEVVAMLGPNGAGKSTTIEMLLGLVRPDQGSVQVYGSSPAEAIATGKVGAMLQSGGIIEDAKVGELMNLVAGLHKEPMPVAEALDRAGIADLVGRKIKGLSGGQKQRVRFAMAIIPQPDLIVLDEPTTGMDVESRRDFWASMHAETARGRTVLFATHYLEEADAYADRVVLMRNGKVVADGTAAQIKAGVSGRTIRATVPGADLAALAALPGVRNVETRGDVVLLQCANSDDTLRHLLTNTPAHDIEVTSADLEDAVLAISDAEEESLA; from the coding sequence ATGACGACAACGACTGCGGTCACCCTCAGCGGTGTGACCAAGAGGTACGGCGAGGTGCAGGCCGTGGCCGGGGTGGACCTCACGATCCGGTCGGGCGAAGTGGTGGCGATGCTGGGCCCCAACGGCGCCGGCAAGTCCACCACCATCGAGATGCTGCTCGGGCTGGTCCGGCCCGACCAGGGCAGCGTGCAGGTGTACGGCTCGTCGCCGGCCGAGGCGATCGCCACCGGCAAGGTCGGCGCGATGCTGCAGAGCGGCGGCATCATCGAGGACGCCAAGGTCGGCGAGCTGATGAACCTGGTGGCCGGACTGCACAAGGAGCCGATGCCGGTGGCCGAGGCGCTCGACCGGGCCGGCATCGCCGATCTGGTCGGCCGCAAGATCAAGGGCCTGTCCGGCGGGCAGAAGCAGCGGGTGCGGTTCGCCATGGCGATCATCCCGCAGCCCGACCTGATCGTGCTCGACGAGCCGACCACCGGCATGGACGTGGAGTCCCGCCGCGACTTCTGGGCCTCCATGCACGCCGAGACCGCGCGCGGCCGGACCGTCCTGTTCGCGACGCACTACCTGGAAGAAGCCGACGCGTACGCCGACCGCGTGGTGCTGATGCGCAACGGCAAAGTGGTTGCCGACGGCACCGCTGCCCAGATCAAGGCCGGCGTCTCCGGCCGGACCATCCGGGCCACCGTCCCAGGGGCCGACCTGGCCGCCCTCGCCGCGCTTCCCGGCGTACGGAATGTCGAGACGCGCGGCGACGTGGTGCTGCTGCAGTGCGCGAACTCCGACGACACCCTGCGGCACCTGCTCACCAACACCCCCGCACACGACATCGAGGTGACCTCGGCCGACCTCGAGGACGCCGTCCTGGCGATCAGCGACGCTGAAGAGGAGTCCCTGGCATGA
- a CDS encoding glycosyl hydrolase family 18 protein: MRSFATLKSRWAVAALALATTAGVTAAFAPADASTSSQDTAAAPAAVTALPAGFRSVGYLPSWSGSVTSIQYSKLTHINYAFALPNSNGTLQAIENTSKLSQLVSLGHNSGVKVSLAIGGWNDGNDSAFEALAANSGARTTFVNTVMGVVNQYNLDGIDIDWEYPDPGASGNNYAALMQQLGNALHGAGKILTAAVVSEGDTANGVQPAVFNSVDWLNIMAYDGGSPHANYDWSIAAANFWKNRGLPKAKTVLGVPFYSRPGYLTYAQIVALNPNNANVDCVQANGAQQCYNGIPTIKRKTQWAVANGGGIMNWELSQDTTGSTSLVSAIFDAAGGTGTPPTGGKTGAIKGIGGKCVDVAGANSANGTAIQLWTCNSSSAQTWTVGTDGTIRALGKCMDISAAGTANGTVVQLYDCNGTGAQSWQPQSNGTLRNPSSGRCLDATGQSSADGTRLQIWDCAGSANQVWSLPA; the protein is encoded by the coding sequence ATGAGGTCTTTCGCGACCCTGAAAAGTCGATGGGCCGTCGCCGCTCTCGCGCTGGCCACCACCGCCGGTGTGACAGCGGCCTTCGCCCCCGCCGACGCCTCCACCAGCTCACAGGACACGGCTGCAGCACCGGCAGCCGTCACCGCGCTCCCCGCCGGCTTCAGGAGCGTCGGCTACCTGCCATCGTGGTCCGGCAGCGTCACGAGCATCCAGTACAGCAAGCTGACCCACATCAACTACGCCTTCGCGCTGCCGAACTCCAACGGCACCCTGCAGGCGATCGAGAACACCTCCAAGCTGTCCCAACTGGTCAGCCTCGGCCACAACAGCGGCGTCAAGGTCTCGCTGGCGATCGGCGGCTGGAACGACGGCAACGACTCGGCCTTCGAGGCGCTCGCCGCCAACTCCGGCGCCCGCACAACCTTCGTCAACACCGTGATGGGCGTCGTCAACCAGTACAACCTGGACGGCATCGACATCGACTGGGAGTACCCGGATCCCGGTGCCTCCGGCAACAACTACGCGGCCCTCATGCAGCAACTGGGCAACGCGTTGCACGGCGCCGGCAAGATCCTCACGGCCGCGGTCGTCTCCGAGGGCGACACGGCGAACGGCGTACAGCCTGCGGTCTTCAACTCTGTCGACTGGCTCAACATCATGGCGTACGACGGCGGCAGCCCGCACGCCAACTACGACTGGTCGATCGCGGCCGCCAACTTCTGGAAGAACCGCGGTCTGCCCAAGGCCAAAACCGTTCTCGGCGTACCGTTCTACAGCCGCCCCGGCTACCTGACCTACGCGCAAATCGTTGCACTGAACCCCAACAACGCGAACGTCGACTGCGTCCAGGCCAACGGCGCTCAGCAGTGCTACAACGGCATCCCGACGATCAAGCGCAAGACCCAGTGGGCGGTCGCGAACGGCGGCGGCATCATGAACTGGGAGCTGTCCCAGGACACCACCGGCTCGACCTCGCTGGTCAGTGCGATCTTCGACGCGGCCGGTGGAACCGGTACTCCGCCGACCGGCGGCAAGACCGGCGCGATCAAGGGCATCGGCGGCAAGTGCGTCGACGTCGCGGGCGCCAACAGCGCGAACGGTACGGCGATCCAGCTCTGGACCTGCAACAGCAGCTCCGCCCAGACCTGGACGGTCGGCACCGACGGGACGATCCGGGCCTTGGGCAAGTGCATGGACATCAGCGCCGCCGGTACCGCGAACGGCACGGTCGTCCAGTTGTACGACTGCAACGGCACCGGCGCCCAGTCGTGGCAGCCGCAGTCGAACGGAACCCTCCGCAACCCGTCCTCCGGCCGCTGCCTCGACGCCACCGGCCAGTCCTCGGCCGACGGCACCCGCTTGCAGATCTGGGACTGCGCCGGCAGTGCGAACCAGGTCTGGTCCCTGCCCGCCTGA
- a CDS encoding sensor histidine kinase, translated as MSHREQPSMPGNPDQFEAVGAALDSVRRRPGFGWLLAGIWLFFLNKPLEVILKHDNMAERVLGLTALALFAIAYMAFFGYARYRNMARVTAPLPLRLTFIVVLLLLGALMVPAAGDTALTTLVFVEALGIMVMSLRVGVALGVGLLAVAEISLRSVPGWSDDGTYSLSIVLGGLAVFGMRRAIQRSMELAVARQDFAELAVQEERNRFARDLHDILGHSLTVITVKAELAGRLMEANPERAAAEVADVEHLARAALADVRAAVAGYRELSLAGELVSARAALQAAEIKADLPTVVDEVPEENRELFAWVVREGVTNVVRHSGAKRCTIRLDAQQIEVRDDGKGPAPSGSGTGHGLIGLRERADKAGASVQVGQAPGGGFRLAVRVAS; from the coding sequence GTGAGTCACCGCGAACAGCCCAGCATGCCGGGCAATCCGGACCAGTTCGAGGCCGTCGGTGCCGCGCTCGACAGCGTGCGCCGGCGGCCCGGGTTCGGCTGGTTGCTGGCGGGGATCTGGCTGTTCTTCCTGAACAAGCCGCTCGAGGTCATCCTCAAGCATGACAACATGGCCGAGCGAGTGCTCGGGCTGACCGCCCTGGCGCTGTTCGCGATCGCCTACATGGCGTTCTTCGGCTACGCGCGGTACCGGAACATGGCCCGGGTCACGGCGCCGCTGCCGCTGCGGCTCACCTTCATCGTCGTGTTGCTCCTGCTGGGCGCGCTGATGGTGCCCGCCGCCGGCGACACCGCGCTGACGACGCTCGTCTTCGTCGAGGCGCTCGGCATCATGGTGATGTCGCTGCGGGTCGGCGTCGCGCTGGGCGTCGGGCTGCTGGCGGTCGCCGAGATCTCGCTGCGATCCGTCCCCGGTTGGTCCGACGACGGCACCTACAGTCTCTCGATCGTCCTCGGCGGCCTCGCTGTCTTCGGAATGCGGCGGGCCATCCAGCGCAGCATGGAGCTGGCCGTCGCGCGCCAGGACTTCGCCGAACTCGCGGTGCAGGAGGAACGGAACCGGTTCGCGCGGGATCTGCACGACATCCTGGGGCACTCGTTGACGGTCATCACGGTGAAGGCGGAGCTGGCCGGTCGGCTGATGGAGGCGAACCCGGAGCGCGCCGCCGCGGAGGTGGCCGACGTGGAGCACCTGGCGCGGGCGGCGCTTGCCGACGTACGGGCCGCTGTCGCGGGGTACCGGGAGCTGAGTCTTGCGGGCGAACTGGTGTCCGCGCGGGCGGCGCTGCAGGCTGCCGAGATCAAGGCGGATCTGCCGACCGTGGTCGACGAGGTGCCTGAGGAGAACCGCGAGTTGTTCGCCTGGGTGGTGCGCGAGGGCGTGACCAACGTCGTACGGCACTCGGGGGCGAAGCGCTGCACGATCCGGCTCGACGCGCAGCAGATCGAAGTACGGGACGACGGCAAGGGCCCGGCGCCGAGCGGGAGCGGTACCGGGCACGGGCTGATCGGGTTGCGGGAGCGGGCCGACAAGGCGGGCGCGAGCGTCCAGGTGGGCCAGGCACCGGGTGGCGGCTTTCGGCTGGCTGTCAGAGTGGCCTCGTGA
- a CDS encoding TetR/AcrR family transcriptional regulator, translating to MTSTTDHAVPPEHAEPPKRRRDRAAREREILDAAERIFGERGYQGTSMDEIAADVGVSKPLIYQYYGSKDGLFLACLSRLRAQLLDAVSEAVLAAPDAEQAMRSGFVEWFSFLDAHPRAWSVLVDEGMLAAGPAAQAADEVRADFVELIATMVRFNLPTNHTFTDDEIQIVAQSISGATERLAIWRTKHPAPPSPTQTATTLMTFLWQGLNALRA from the coding sequence GTGACCTCCACCACTGACCACGCAGTACCGCCTGAGCACGCCGAACCGCCGAAGCGGCGGCGCGATCGGGCTGCGCGGGAGCGGGAGATCCTCGACGCGGCCGAGCGGATCTTCGGCGAACGCGGCTACCAGGGCACCTCGATGGACGAGATCGCCGCCGATGTCGGCGTCTCGAAGCCGCTGATCTACCAGTACTACGGTTCCAAGGACGGCCTGTTCCTCGCCTGCCTCTCCCGGCTGCGCGCCCAACTGCTCGACGCCGTCTCCGAAGCAGTCCTGGCCGCCCCGGACGCCGAGCAGGCGATGCGGTCCGGCTTCGTCGAATGGTTCTCGTTCCTCGACGCCCACCCCCGCGCTTGGTCCGTCCTCGTCGACGAAGGCATGCTCGCCGCCGGCCCAGCCGCCCAAGCCGCCGACGAGGTCCGCGCCGACTTCGTCGAGCTGATCGCCACCATGGTCCGGTTCAACCTGCCCACCAACCACACCTTCACCGACGACGAGATCCAGATCGTCGCCCAGTCCATCTCCGGCGCCACCGAACGCCTGGCCATCTGGCGCACCAAACACCCCGCCCCGCCCTCCCCCACCCAAACCGCCACCACCCTGATGACCTTCCTCTGGCAAGGCCTCAACGCCCTACGCGCTTAG
- a CDS encoding flavin-containing monooxygenase, protein MAAVQDTSTHHRIVIIGTGFAGIGMAVRLKQAGYDDFVVLERAKDVGGTWRDNTYPGCRCDVPSHLYSFSFAPNPDWSSTFSPQPEIEEYLRDVTDGFAVRPHIRFGHAVQDAHWEDGHWRIHTSQGDLTADLLLSGMGPLAEPSYPKLKGIEDFEGEVFHSAQWNHDLDLSGRKVAVIGTGASAIQFVPAIQPEVEELHLFQRTPPWVMPRPDRKIAAAEKRIYKAFPLVQKAVRAGIYWSRESLVLGFAKLPGIMKQGQKIAERHLAQQIRDPELRAKLTPDFTLGCKRVLISDDYYPAVAQPNVEVVTETIHEVTPTGIVTADGVKHEVDTIIYGTGFRVTDLPVMDMLHGRDGLTLREAWSNGMEAHLGTAVSGFPNFFLLIGPNTGLGHSSMVFMIESQIAYILDAIKTMDAEGIKQVEVRPEVQREFVDGVRSSMRNTIWTRGGCTSWYLDAEGRNTTLWPSFTFRFRRLTSHFDRSQYRTA, encoded by the coding sequence ATGGCGGCCGTGCAGGACACCTCGACGCATCACCGGATCGTGATCATCGGCACGGGGTTCGCCGGGATCGGGATGGCGGTGCGGCTGAAGCAGGCCGGGTACGACGACTTCGTCGTACTGGAGCGGGCCAAGGACGTCGGCGGGACCTGGCGGGACAACACGTACCCGGGGTGCCGGTGTGACGTCCCCTCGCACCTCTACTCGTTCTCCTTCGCGCCGAATCCGGACTGGTCGTCGACGTTCTCGCCGCAGCCCGAGATCGAGGAGTACCTCCGTGACGTCACCGATGGCTTCGCGGTCCGCCCGCACATCCGTTTCGGGCACGCGGTCCAGGACGCGCACTGGGAGGACGGCCATTGGCGGATCCATACCAGCCAGGGCGATCTCACCGCCGATCTGCTGCTGTCCGGAATGGGCCCGCTGGCCGAGCCGTCGTACCCGAAACTCAAGGGGATCGAGGATTTCGAGGGCGAGGTGTTCCACTCCGCGCAGTGGAACCACGATCTCGATCTGAGCGGCCGCAAGGTCGCGGTGATCGGGACGGGCGCATCGGCGATCCAGTTCGTGCCGGCCATCCAGCCCGAGGTCGAGGAGCTTCACCTGTTCCAGCGCACGCCACCCTGGGTGATGCCGCGGCCGGATCGCAAGATCGCCGCGGCGGAGAAGCGGATCTACAAGGCGTTTCCCCTGGTGCAGAAGGCGGTTCGCGCCGGGATCTACTGGTCCCGCGAGTCGCTCGTCCTCGGTTTCGCCAAGCTTCCCGGCATCATGAAGCAGGGCCAGAAGATCGCCGAGCGCCACCTCGCCCAGCAGATCCGCGATCCTGAGTTGCGCGCCAAGCTCACGCCCGACTTCACCCTCGGCTGTAAGCGGGTGCTGATCTCCGACGACTACTACCCGGCCGTCGCGCAGCCCAATGTGGAGGTCGTCACCGAGACGATCCACGAGGTCACGCCCACGGGCATCGTCACCGCGGACGGCGTGAAGCACGAGGTCGACACGATCATCTACGGCACCGGATTCCGGGTCACCGACCTGCCGGTGATGGACATGCTGCACGGCCGCGACGGGCTGACCCTGCGCGAGGCGTGGAGCAACGGCATGGAGGCGCACCTCGGTACGGCGGTCAGCGGTTTCCCCAACTTCTTCCTGCTGATCGGGCCGAACACGGGCCTCGGGCACAGCTCGATGGTGTTCATGATCGAGTCGCAGATCGCCTACATCCTGGACGCGATCAAAACGATGGATGCCGAGGGCATCAAGCAGGTCGAGGTCCGCCCGGAGGTGCAGCGCGAGTTCGTCGACGGCGTCCGCTCCTCGATGCGCAACACGATCTGGACCCGCGGCGGCTGCACCAGTTGGTACCTCGACGCCGAGGGCCGCAACACCACTCTCTGGCCGTCCTTCACCTTCCGCTTCCGCCGGCTGACCAGCCATTTCGACCGCAGCCAGTACCGGACCGCGTAA
- a CDS encoding response regulator transcription factor has protein sequence MNIRLLLADDQALVRGALAALLDLEPDLEVVSEVGRGDEVVDAVLAAKPDVALLDVEMPGLDGIEAAAALRTAVPSVRVLMVTTFGRPGYLRRAMEAGAAGFVVKDTPAAQLADAVRRVHQGLRVVDPSLAAETLVAGTSPLTARESDVLRSAREGGTVADIARELHLSEGTVRNHLSAAIGKTGARTRAEAVRIAVGNGWL, from the coding sequence GTGAACATCCGACTGTTGCTCGCCGATGACCAGGCGCTGGTCCGGGGCGCCCTGGCCGCGCTACTGGATCTGGAGCCCGACCTCGAGGTGGTGTCCGAGGTGGGCCGCGGCGACGAGGTCGTCGACGCTGTGTTGGCGGCCAAGCCCGACGTGGCGTTGCTGGACGTGGAGATGCCCGGGCTGGACGGCATCGAGGCCGCCGCGGCCCTGCGTACCGCCGTACCGTCTGTTCGCGTTCTGATGGTGACGACTTTTGGCCGGCCCGGGTATCTGCGGCGTGCGATGGAGGCGGGTGCGGCCGGTTTCGTCGTGAAGGACACGCCTGCCGCGCAACTGGCCGACGCCGTACGACGTGTGCACCAAGGACTCCGCGTCGTCGACCCTTCACTCGCTGCCGAGACACTCGTCGCGGGGACTAGCCCGTTGACCGCGCGGGAGTCCGACGTACTACGGTCCGCTCGCGAGGGCGGCACCGTCGCAGACATCGCCCGCGAACTCCACCTGTCGGAAGGCACCGTTCGCAACCACCTGTCGGCTGCCATCGGCAAGACCGGCGCCCGAACCCGCGCCGAGGCGGTCCGAATCGCCGTGGGGAACGGCTGGCTCTGA